GTggaaaggagagaaagagGACGCGCTGCGACAGATGCGTCGCGCTCAGAAAGTTGAACTCGATTCGCGAAAGCTATGGCTACACGAAAGTTCCCAAAGGCATGTGGACAAGAGCGGAAAACTAGGTGGAGACCCACGCATGTTATCCAGCAAGAATTCTGAACAGGACACCGTGGATTCTTGGGAAACGTCCTCTCACATGAAATACCAGCGAATGATCGCGGGGAAGTAGCGGGTATGTCCACGAAAGTGG
This is a stretch of genomic DNA from Necator americanus strain Aroian chromosome II, whole genome shotgun sequence. It encodes these proteins:
- a CDS encoding hypothetical protein (NECATOR_CHRII.G7275.T1) — encoded protein: MCAMHLAGAMHRLLEKTKEESLWKGEKEDALRQMRRAQKVELDSRKLWLHESSQRHVDKSGKLGGDPRMLSSKNSEQDTVDSWETSSHMKYQRMIAGK